Part of the Cohnella candidum genome, GATTCGCGCAAAACGTATAATCGACGGTCACGGCAGTTCCCTTGCGGATGGATACGCCTTTCCCTTCTAGTGCCGACGTTGCCCCACCGAGTTCCAGGCCGCTTTCTGTTTTGATCAGCATGCCGAATCGCACGTCTTGGAAATCGCCGGTAAATTCCACCGTATAACTCCAAGTGTACCTTTCCCGCGGAATGAGAAGGTTAACCTTTTTCCCCTCCGCATTCCGGATTTCACAATGAACGATATCGGCACCATGGGATTCGTAGACAGTACCACTATAAACGAAATGGGGATCGAACATAGAATCCATGGGTACGGATTCGGTTGCGCGGAGAGATGCCGCCAGGTTAGCATCTGCATCCTCCGAATAAGGGGATATCGCCTTCAATTCTTCTCGCAGTCCAGCTTTTTTGTCTGCCGGAGCATGGACAAATTTTTGATACAAATTGACCACCGTCTTGCTGGGCCCAAGCAGGAGTTGCTCTCCGCCGTCCAACAATAAGGCCCGATCGCACAACTGCACGACCGTACTGCCGGAGTGGGAAACGAACAAGATCGTGCCGCCTTGCTGTTTGAACTCTTCAAGCTTGGCATAGCATTTACGTTGGAACAACTCATCTCCTACCGCCAAAGCTTCATCCACGATCAGGATTTCCTTCGGGACCATGGCTTGAACCGCAAAAGCCAAACGGACCGTCATTCCGCTGGAATACGTTTTAATAGGCTGATCAATAAAATCTCCGATATCGGCAAAAGCGACAATCTCTTCATATAATGAATCCATCTGCTCACGTGAAAATCCAAGAATCGTGCCGTTCAGATAGATATTCTCTCGCCCGGTGAACTCCGGATTGAAACCACTGCCCAGTTCCAATAACGCAGCGACTCGGCCGTTCACCTGAATATCCCCAAATGTAGGAGTCAACGTTCCGGCGATCATTTGTAATAGTGTACTTTTTCCTGATCCGTTTTTTCCCACAATACCGATGGTTTCGCCTTTTCTAACATCGAACGAAACATCCTTAAGAGCCCAGAACTCTCTATAAAATTGCTTATGACCTCTAAAGATTCCCTGCTTCAATCGGTCGACAGGCTTGTCATAAATTTTATAACACTTGCTTACATCCCGAATTTGGATCGCAATCTCTGAGTTCATAGATATCCCCTTGGATCGCACTATGATTTACAAAATGTCAGCGAAAGTTTTCTTTGTTTTTTGAAACCATACTAATCCTGCAAAGCTAATGATAAAGCCAATGAACAAACTGACGAACCACGACAACCAATCTGGCGTGTTTCCCCAAATCATGACGCGGCGCAAGTCCTCAACGACATACGTGAGAGGGTTAAGGACGTATAAGATTTTGATCCCATTAGGGATCGAGGAGATGGGGTAAAAAATGGGACTTAAGAACATTAGTGCCGTTAGTCCAACCCCAATGATGTGCCCAATATCGCGTAGAAATACACCCAATGATGAAAGAAACCAGCCAATGCCCAAAGACATGAGCATTATAGGCAACAAAACGACGGGCATGAGAATGATGGTCCAATTGATGACGCCCGTGACAAATAATTGCACGATGATCAAAATGAACATACTTATAATGCCCTGTATAAGCGCAGAACCTAAAAGCACAACGGGTAAAATCTCTAGAGGGAACACTACCTTTTTCACATAATTGACGTTAGTCAATATTAAACCGGGAGCTTTGCTTATCAGTTCGCTAAAAATGTTGAACGCGATTAGACCGCAAAAAATTATGAGAGCAAACTCCATTTTGCTTGAACTGCCGGCTGGCCAGCGCGCCTTAAACACGCCACTGAAGACAAAGGTATAAATAGAAATCATCAGTATTGGAGTAACGAATGTCCACAGAATGCCTAAATAAGACCCCTTATATCTTGAGGAAATTTCACGTTTCGTTAATTGTAAAATTAATTCCCGATGTGACCACATCTGTCTGAAATGTAAATAGGGATTCCAATCTTGCATTTCTTATTACTCCTTGAATTTCCCATAATCGTTTTCTGAAGTGTTTCAATTATACCATGCTGTTGATAGATTGTGACGAATTTGGACAGCTTTCAACATTATCCAAAGCAAAAAACCGGTTCCTCATGGACCCGGTTTAATCATTTCATGGCATTGGTAAATGCCCCGCTATCTCTTATTATCTTCACCCATATCTTCTGATGCATGCTGAACCTCTTACGAATATAAATCGGTAACATATAGTACCTTTTCCCGAATTGTAACCCAAAAAACTTCATGGTTAAGTCCAAGAATAATACGGCAAACCATCTCCACGCCCTTTTCTCGACGATACCACGTAACTGAATTTTCAACAGATTTGTTCCTGTTTTACCGACTGAGGAATACGGCATAAATCCTTCATTCATCCTCATGGATACGCCGTTATCGAAGAAACGCTTAAACTGCTGCATCAAAGAATAATTATGTGAATGCAAGACAACCGCCTCAGCAGCATAAAAAACGGAATATCCAGCCAAAATCCCCTTCGCCGCAAAGAACATATCCTCGTTAAAAATGACGGGAGCCGGGAACTGCCCCAACTCCCTGAATGTTTCTTTCCGCATGGCGGAACAAACATTTGAACAAAAAAATGCCTTAATCCCCAAAGATGCTATATCCTTAGCGCTCTTTTTCAAAGAGATAGATGGATAATTGTATTCCCTCGACAACTGTTCCAACAGGTTGGCATTAGGCTTGGCGATTTGTCTAGCGTATGAACAACAAACATTGGGATCCGTCAACGGATTAATCAGGTTCTCAATAAGCTTCTCACCCGCAGGAATAGCATCTTGCGTCATGAACATGAGAATATCGCCTACTGCCTGTTCTGCAGCGTAATTCCGAGTTCCTCCGTGATCGAACTCCTCTTGTTCAATGGAAAACACAGTTGCGCCAAGCGATTTTGCCAATTCTGCCGTTCCATCAGTGGAAGAAGAATCAACGACAATAATCTGAGCAGGGACCAGCGTTTGTGCCCAGAGGCTTTGTATCAAATCTTTTAATTCTTGACCTGCATTCCATGTCGGAATGATCACCGAAACAGTTAGTTTTGATAATGAATGTTCTTTAATCATTGTTCACAATTCCACGACTCTCTAAAAACAGGTAAATTTTATTTACGCTCTCCTCTATTGTAAGAAGGTCAGTTTCAATAATTAATTCCGGGTTTTCAGACACTTCATATGGCGAGCTAATTCCGGTAAAATCCTTAATTTCACCTTTGCGCGCCTTTTCGTAAAGCCCCTTAGGGTCCCTTAGTTCACATGTCTCAAGGGGACACTTAACATAAACCTCGATAAACTCCCCTTCTTCAAAAAGTGCCCTAACCTCCTTACGATCTTGCAAGAACGGGGAGATAAAAGCGGAAATACAGATAACGCCTGAATCCACGAATAACTTTGAAACTTCACCAACCCTGCGAATGTTTTCTTTCCGATCTTCAGCAGAGAAGCCTAGATTTTTATTCAGTCCAAGCCTTACGTTATCGCCGTCCAAAACATAAGACTTCATTTCTTTTTTGAAAAGAAGAAGATCCAATGCGTCCGCTATCGTGGACTTTCCAGAACCGGAAAGTCCCGTTAGCCATATCACAAAGCTCTTATGTTTGTTTATTGTCCGCCTCATTTCTTTAGTTACTCTATAACTTTGACGCTTAACGTTATTAGCATTTATATTCATGGAATCCACTATTCTTCGCCACCCTGTCGATATATATTCAGTATGCATTTCGGTTAACAAGTCCTTTATAAATTGTCTGCCAGATGATTTTCAGGTCAAAAAGAAAACTCCAGTTCTCGAGATAAAACAAATCATGGTCGATACGATCCTTAATCGAAGTGTCGCCCCTAAGTCCACTCGCTTGCGCCCACCCCGTAATGCCCGGTCGGATATGGTGCTTCACCATGTACTTAGGAATTTCATCCTTGAATTGTTCAACGAAATATGGACGTTCTGGCCTAGGACCAACTACGCTCATATCCCCAATAAGAACATTAAAGAATTGCGGAAATTCATCTAGGCTGGTGCGTCGAAGGAAAGTTCCAAACTTCGTACGCCGCGGATCGTTTTCAATGGTCCACTTAGTATCGGAGATGATAGAGTCGGAGACTCTCATGCTTCGAAATTTGTACATTCTGAAAGTTCTGCGGTTCAAGCCCATTCGTTCTTGGCTGAATATTATCGGGCCGGGAGAAGTCAATTTAATGCCAACCACAACAAACAGCATCAACGGGGAAGCTAGTATTAGTGCAATTAGAGAGAACACAATGTCAAAAGTCCGTTTCAGCAGGCGATTGCTAATTTCATCCAAGGGAATATCGCGAACGTTGATCAACGGAATGCCGGCAAAGTTATCGAAGAATGGGCGGGAAGGCAGCACGTCGAAGTAGTCAGGAATGATTAATGTCTTCACCCCTGCGTTATCGCAAAAAGCGATGATGCTCGCGTACATGCCGTGAGCTTCCAGAGGTAAGGCAATAATCACTTCGTCGATCGGATGCATGCGCAATGTTTCTTCCAAAGTGCCAATTTTTCCAAGTATCGGCTTAAAATGTTGATGTTCGAACTCATGCTCTTCCCGTTTGTCGTCCAGAAAGCCATAAACCTCGTACCCCAACTCTGGATGCAGCAGCAAATTCTCGTAGAAGTTTCGGCCTACCGAACCCGCTCCAAGAATCAAAACATATTTCCGATTGTACCCCTTGCTCCGGACACGATATAGAAAAGTCTTCAATACATATCGGTAGGAAAGGAGAAACACCACATCAAGGATGAGAAACATGACCAGGAATTCCCGTGAGATATGTAACTCTTTCGCAGCATACAGTGCACTCAACAAGCCAAGGAAACTGATGGAATGAACCTGCAAAACCTTCAGAATATCTGCCGAAAAGCTCTTCTTGCGTCTTGGCGTGTAAAACCCGACATAAAAACCTATTAATATTGAAATGAAAGAGTACACGGTACCCCACATGAAATAATTTCTGAAGGGTAACGTCTGCGCAGAGGGAAAAAGTCCACTGTTAAATTTGATCCAGAAAGCCGCGATAAAGATCAGCAGCATGCAAGCAGCGTCTGCCAGTACATACAGTTGTGTAAGGAACCGCTGATTTTGGCGAATCATAGAATCACCCTACATGATTAATTGATACTAATATTTTATCACGCTCCACGCTGGGCACATAGTGGAAGTTTATCCAATGTTCCACAAGATTCGCGTTTTTTCGTAGAAACCCGAGCCGTCATCTGTTAAACTTTTTTTATCATCCAAACAAAAGGACGTTGAAAATGACGGTCGTACGAAACAAGAAAAACCTCCCCGTATATCAATGGTTGGGACTCTCCTGGATCTCATTGCTTCTTTTCTTTCTGCCCTACCAGGCAGGTCTTTACAATGCAAACGTCATCAGTTATGAAGACCCGCTGTACCAAGCCATGCTTTTAACATTTTCATTGGCCTGTCTTTCGATCGTCTTTTTGTATTCTCGTTGGTCAATTAACAATTATAAGGCGATATTGTCGCTTTCATCACTCTTATTGCCTATTTGTTACTACGTGAGTACCTTCTACGGCGCCTCAAAACATGGCTCGCAATTCGTTTTCTTAATGATCGCCATGTGTGTGTCGTTCTTCCTGTTAGCTCTCTATTTCGCGGACCGGGAACTCGCCCAAAAAATCCTTGCCGGGGCATTAGGAGCATCGGTATACGCCATTGTCATCTTCGGCCTGCTGAATATGTTCGGACAAGTATTTTCCAAAGATGCTCTTTGGTTTACTCAGGGCGAATACAGGCTTACGTCCGTATTCCAGTACTCGAATACCTATGCAGGTTTCTTGTCCGCCGCCTTCATGATTTGTCTCTATTGGGTGATCTCTTCCCGAAAATGGTATTGGGTCCTTATCCACTCTCTCATGCTGATCCCGATCACGGTCTCCTTCCTGCTAACGTTTTCGCGTGGGGGCTTGGTTCTTATACCGTTCATGGTTCTGATTTATCTAATTTTCCTGAGGTTCCGAGCACAGGTCCTCTCAATCCTAGCAATGCTGTTTACTGCCTCCTTAACACTTGTGGTTATCGGAAAAATCACGACGTATTACAAACAAATCGCGGCCATCGTCCAACCACAGGATCAGAAGCCGGTGGACACGATCTCCATGTTCAGCACCCTGCCGCTTAAAGGCTGGTCGTTACTAATTGGAGCTTCGCTGTTCAACTTCATCCTCATATATGCCGTTCAACATTGGCTCATGCCATGGATCGAGAAGCGTTCCCCTAATTTTACGCAAAAATCGTCTTGGTGGATTCCTGCTGCAACCATCGTTGTGGGCGGTTTGCTTGCCCTTCTCGTAAGTACAAGCAATTCGATTACCAAACTCTTGCCGTCTGATCTTGCCGACCGCATCGAGAGTATTAACCTTCATCAACACAGCGTACTCGAACGCGGCACGTTTTACTCGGACGCGTGGAAAATCGTGAAGGATCATCCGTTTGGCGGCGTCGGCGGTAACGGATGGACGGCTCTATACGAGAAGTACCAGAACAATCCATATACTAGCACTCAAGTACACAGCTACCCCTTGCAGACGCTTGTGGAAGTCGGCTGGATCGGTTTCCTCCTTTTTGTAGCTTTCCTGGCGTTTGCTTACTTTCTGTATATCAGAAGCTATTTCCAAACGAAAGATGCTTTTTCCGGTCATTTTGTGTTCTTCATTTTCTCCGTTTCCTTGCTCATTCACAGCTTCATCGACTTCGATATGAGCTTCGGGTATATCGGGATACTGTTCTTCGTATGCTTGGGAGGAATGCTGGCGCCTTTCACAGCTCAATTGAACATCGACAAATGGGAAACCTACAACCTCGCTAAAACACGCCACCTCTTCCCGGTAGTCATAAGCATCATTTCACTTATACTCTTTATCTGGTCAGCCCGGGGATATATGGCGAACAACAATTATAACAAAGCCATTGACATGGCGACGTCCCGGCAAGGAACCTTGGACGAGGTTATGGCTCCCTTAGACAAGGCTTTGAAACTGAGTTCTTCCAATCCGACTTTCATTTATCGAAAAATCGACTGGTTGTCTCAAGGCTACGCACAAACTCAGGATAAAAACTACCTCGCCCAAATTAATGACCTATTCTCGCAAGCTGAAAAAGATGAGCCGTACGATAAGAAACTAATTAATGCCAAAATTGAATACTATAAATCCCTAAACGATACTCCGAACGAATTGAAGGCTCTTGATGAAGCAATTCAAAAGTTTCAATGGGACATCGATTTCTATCAAAACGCCATCGTTCAGAACGCAATTGCTGGACAATCAGAACGCACTCTGGAGCTTTTTAATGAAGTACTGCATAAAATTGATCACCTCAAAACCTTACCGAAAGAACAAATGCAAGGACGGCCTTTCGATGTAACGCCTGCCATTCGCCAAGCAGTCGGAGCGGTATATTACTCCAAAGCGGATTACAAAGCCGCAGAAGCGCTTCTAGAGCCTTTGAAGCAGGGAGATCTGAACGATCCAGCTACGCGTACCGGCATTCGCTACTACCTTGCCTCTCTGCATGCTCTCGGGCAGAAGGACGATGCTCTGCAAGCCGCTCTGATCGGCGCGGATCCGAATGAGCAAGCCCAGATCGATGCATTAGACCAACAAGCGAAGAATTCATAAATTAAGCCGAGCCATTCCTTAAGGGATGGCTCGGCTCGTTCTTTGGGGCATGCTTTGTTATAA contains:
- a CDS encoding ABC transporter ATP-binding protein — protein: MNSEIAIQIRDVSKCYKIYDKPVDRLKQGIFRGHKQFYREFWALKDVSFDVRKGETIGIVGKNGSGKSTLLQMIAGTLTPTFGDIQVNGRVAALLELGSGFNPEFTGRENIYLNGTILGFSREQMDSLYEEIVAFADIGDFIDQPIKTYSSGMTVRLAFAVQAMVPKEILIVDEALAVGDELFQRKCYAKLEEFKQQGGTILFVSHSGSTVVQLCDRALLLDGGEQLLLGPSKTVVNLYQKFVHAPADKKAGLREELKAISPYSEDADANLAASLRATESVPMDSMFDPHFVYSGTVYESHGADIVHCEIRNAEGKKVNLLIPRERYTWSYTVEFTGDFQDVRFGMLIKTESGLELGGATSALEGKGVSIRKGTAVTVDYTFCANLMPGNYFLNCGIVDSTGMYVARAVDHYAFKVLHYTGMETRGTGIVDFLVQNRVEIQVQSGK
- a CDS encoding ABC transporter permease, with protein sequence MQDWNPYLHFRQMWSHRELILQLTKREISSRYKGSYLGILWTFVTPILMISIYTFVFSGVFKARWPAGSSSKMEFALIIFCGLIAFNIFSELISKAPGLILTNVNYVKKVVFPLEILPVVLLGSALIQGIISMFILIIVQLFVTGVINWTIILMPVVLLPIMLMSLGIGWFLSSLGVFLRDIGHIIGVGLTALMFLSPIFYPISSIPNGIKILYVLNPLTYVVEDLRRVMIWGNTPDWLSWFVSLFIGFIISFAGLVWFQKTKKTFADIL
- a CDS encoding glycosyltransferase family 2 protein, with translation MIKEHSLSKLTVSVIIPTWNAGQELKDLIQSLWAQTLVPAQIIVVDSSSTDGTAELAKSLGATVFSIEQEEFDHGGTRNYAAEQAVGDILMFMTQDAIPAGEKLIENLINPLTDPNVCCSYARQIAKPNANLLEQLSREYNYPSISLKKSAKDIASLGIKAFFCSNVCSAMRKETFRELGQFPAPVIFNEDMFFAAKGILAGYSVFYAAEAVVLHSHNYSLMQQFKRFFDNGVSMRMNEGFMPYSSVGKTGTNLLKIQLRGIVEKRAWRWFAVLFLDLTMKFFGLQFGKRYYMLPIYIRKRFSMHQKIWVKIIRDSGAFTNAMK
- the cysC gene encoding adenylyl-sulfate kinase, translated to MNINANNVKRQSYRVTKEMRRTINKHKSFVIWLTGLSGSGKSTIADALDLLLFKKEMKSYVLDGDNVRLGLNKNLGFSAEDRKENIRRVGEVSKLFVDSGVICISAFISPFLQDRKEVRALFEEGEFIEVYVKCPLETCELRDPKGLYEKARKGEIKDFTGISSPYEVSENPELIIETDLLTIEESVNKIYLFLESRGIVNND
- a CDS encoding undecaprenyl-phosphate glucose phosphotransferase, with the protein product MIRQNQRFLTQLYVLADAACMLLIFIAAFWIKFNSGLFPSAQTLPFRNYFMWGTVYSFISILIGFYVGFYTPRRKKSFSADILKVLQVHSISFLGLLSALYAAKELHISREFLVMFLILDVVFLLSYRYVLKTFLYRVRSKGYNRKYVLILGAGSVGRNFYENLLLHPELGYEVYGFLDDKREEHEFEHQHFKPILGKIGTLEETLRMHPIDEVIIALPLEAHGMYASIIAFCDNAGVKTLIIPDYFDVLPSRPFFDNFAGIPLINVRDIPLDEISNRLLKRTFDIVFSLIALILASPLMLFVVVGIKLTSPGPIIFSQERMGLNRRTFRMYKFRSMRVSDSIISDTKWTIENDPRRTKFGTFLRRTSLDEFPQFFNVLIGDMSVVGPRPERPYFVEQFKDEIPKYMVKHHIRPGITGWAQASGLRGDTSIKDRIDHDLFYLENWSFLFDLKIIWQTIYKGLVNRNAY
- a CDS encoding O-antigen ligase family protein — its product is MTVVRNKKNLPVYQWLGLSWISLLLFFLPYQAGLYNANVISYEDPLYQAMLLTFSLACLSIVFLYSRWSINNYKAILSLSSLLLPICYYVSTFYGASKHGSQFVFLMIAMCVSFFLLALYFADRELAQKILAGALGASVYAIVIFGLLNMFGQVFSKDALWFTQGEYRLTSVFQYSNTYAGFLSAAFMICLYWVISSRKWYWVLIHSLMLIPITVSFLLTFSRGGLVLIPFMVLIYLIFLRFRAQVLSILAMLFTASLTLVVIGKITTYYKQIAAIVQPQDQKPVDTISMFSTLPLKGWSLLIGASLFNFILIYAVQHWLMPWIEKRSPNFTQKSSWWIPAATIVVGGLLALLVSTSNSITKLLPSDLADRIESINLHQHSVLERGTFYSDAWKIVKDHPFGGVGGNGWTALYEKYQNNPYTSTQVHSYPLQTLVEVGWIGFLLFVAFLAFAYFLYIRSYFQTKDAFSGHFVFFIFSVSLLIHSFIDFDMSFGYIGILFFVCLGGMLAPFTAQLNIDKWETYNLAKTRHLFPVVISIISLILFIWSARGYMANNNYNKAIDMATSRQGTLDEVMAPLDKALKLSSSNPTFIYRKIDWLSQGYAQTQDKNYLAQINDLFSQAEKDEPYDKKLINAKIEYYKSLNDTPNELKALDEAIQKFQWDIDFYQNAIVQNAIAGQSERTLELFNEVLHKIDHLKTLPKEQMQGRPFDVTPAIRQAVGAVYYSKADYKAAEALLEPLKQGDLNDPATRTGIRYYLASLHALGQKDDALQAALIGADPNEQAQIDALDQQAKNS